One window from the genome of Cucumis melo cultivar AY chromosome 10, USDA_Cmelo_AY_1.0, whole genome shotgun sequence encodes:
- the LOC103500181 gene encoding spliceosome-associated protein 130 A has product MYLYSLTLQRATGIVSAINGNFSGGKTQEIVVARGKVLDLIRPDDSGKIQTLLSVEIFGAIRSLAQFRLTGSQKDYIVVGSDSGRIVILEYNKDKNVFDKIHQETFGKSGCRRIVPGQYLAIDPKGRAVMIGACEKQKLVYVLNRDTAARLTISSPLEAHKSHTIVYSICGIDCGFDNPIFAAIELDYSEADQDSTGMAASEAQKHLTFYELDLGLNHVSRKWSEPVDNGANMLVTVPGGGDGPSGVLVCAENFVIYKNQGHPDVRAVIPRRADLPAERGVLIVSAAMHKQKTMFFFLLQTEYGDIFKVTLEHNNDSVKELKIKYFDTIPVTASMCVLKSGFLFAASEFGNHSLYQFQAIGEDADVESSSATLMETEEGFQPVFFQPRRLKNLMRIDQVESLMPIMDMKIINLFEEETPQIFTLCGRGPRSSLRILRPGLAISEMAVSELPGVPSAVWTVKKNINDEFDAYIVVSFANATLVLSIGETVEEVSDSGFLDTTPSLAVSLIGDDSLMQVHPNGIRHIREDGRINEWRTPGKRTIVKVGSNRLQVVIALSGGELIYFEVDMTGQLMEVEKHEMSGDVACLDIAPVPEGRQRSRFLAVGSYDNTIRILSLDPDDCMQILSVQSVSAAPESLLFLEVLASVGGEDGADHPASLFLNAALHSGVLFRTVVDMVTGQLSDSRSRFLGLRAPKLFSVVLRGRRAILCLSSRPWLGYIHQGHFLLTPLSYETLEYASSFSSDQCAEGVVAVAGNFLRVFTIERLGETFNETVIPLRYTPRKFVLQPRRKLLVVIESDQGAFTAEEREAARKECFEAAGAGENGNGTMEQMENGGDDEDKDDPLSDEHYGYPKAESEKWVSCIRVLDPRSATTTCLLELQDNEAAFSVCTVNFHDKEYGTLLAVGTAKGLQFFPKRSLVAGYIHIYRFLEDGKSLELLHKTQVEGVPLALAQFQGRLLAGIGNVLRLYDLGKRRLLRKCENKLFPNTIVSIQTYRDRIYVGDIQESFHYCKYRRDENQLYIFADDSVPRWLTASYHVDFDTMAGADKFGNIYFVRLPQDVSDEIEEDPTGGKIKWEQGKLNGAPNKVEEIIQFHIGDVVTSLQKASLIPGGGECILYGTVMGSLGALHAFTSRDDVDFFSHLEMHMRQEHPPLCGRDHMGYRSAYFPVKDVIDGDLCEQFPSLPLDMQRKIADELDRTPGEILKKLEEVRNKII; this is encoded by the exons TGATAGTGGTAAGATCCAAACTCTTCTTTCTGTTGAAATCTTTGGTGCGATTCGGTCTTTAGCTCAATTTAGGCTTACTGGGTCTCAAAAAGATTATATTGTCGTTGGGTCTGATTCGGGTCGAATTGTTATTCTGGAGTATAATAAGGATAAGAATGTATTTGACAAGATACATCAGGAGACTTTTGGGAAGTCGGGTTGTCGTCGTATTGTTCCAGGGCAATATTTGGCTATTGACCCTAAAGGAAGGGCTGTTATGATTGGGGCATGTGAGAAGCAGAAGCTTGTTTATGTTTTGAACAGAGATACAGCAGCCAGGCTTACTATTTCTTCACCATTGGAGGCTCATAAGTCGCATACCATAGTATATTCAATTTGTGGAATTGACTGTGGATTTGACAATCCTATATTTGCTGCAATTGAGTTGGACTACTCGGAGGCAGATCAGGATTCTACTGGGATGGCAGCAAGTGAAGCCCAGAAGCATTTAACTTTTTATGAACTTGATCTTGGTCTCAATCATGTCTCCCGGAAGTGGTCAGAACCTGTTGATAATGGTGCCAATATGCTTGTTACTGTTCCTGGAGGTGGGGATGGTCCTAGTGGAGTGTTAGTTTGTGCTGAAAATTTTGTGATTTATAAGAACCAGGGACATCCAGATGTTAGAGCTGTCATTCCTAGACGTGCAGATTTACCTGCTGAACGTGGTGTGCTTATAGTTTCAGCAGCAATGCATAAGCAAAAAAcaatgtttttctttcttttacagACAGAGTATGGAGATATATTTAAGGTTACCTTGGAACACAACAACGACAGTGTCAAAGAACTGAAGATAAAGTATTTTGATACAATTCCAGTTACAGCTTCAATGTGCGTTCTGAAATCAGGATTTCTATTTGCTGCCTCAGAATTTGGAAATCACTCACTCTACCAGTTCCAAGCCATAGGGGAGGATGCTGATGTTGAGTCTTCCTCAGCTACTCTGATGGAAACTGAAGAAGGTTTTCAGCCTGTTTTTTTCCAGCCTAGGAGACTTAAAAACCTTATGAGAATTGATCAAGTTGAGAGCTTAATGCCTATAATGGATATGAAAATCATAAATCTTTTTGAGGAGGAAACACCTCAGATTTTTACTCTTTGTGGGCGTGGTCCTCGATCATCTTTGCGAATATTGAGACCTGGCTTGGCCATCAGTGAAATGGCTGTGTCAGAACTTCCTGGTGTTCCTAGTGCTGTTTGGACTGTGAAAAAGAACATCAATGATGAGTTTGATGCATACATTGTTGTGTCATTTGCAAATGCAACACTTGTTCTTTCTATTGGTGAGACTGTTGAAGAAGTTAGTGATAGTGGGTTCCTTGACACTACCCCTTCCCTTGCTGTTTCTTTGATAGGTGACGATTCTCTCATGCAAGTCCATCCAAATGGTATTAGGCATATTAGGGAAGATGGGCGTATTAATGAATGGAGAACTCCAGGCAAGAGGACCATTGTTAAGGTTGGTTCTAATAGGCTTCAAGTGGTGATTGCCCTAAGTGGGGGAGAACTTATTTATTTTGAGGTGGACATGACTGGTCAGTTAATGGAGGTGGAGAAGCATGAAATGTCTGGAGATGTGGCTTGCTTGGACATTGCCCCAGTACCTGAAGGAAGGCAACGTTCGCGTTTCCTAGCAGTTGGTTCTTATGATAACACAATACGAATTCTATCATTGGATCCTGATGACTGTATGCAAATTTTAAGTGTGCAAAGTGTTTCTGCAGCTCCAGAATCTCTTCTGTTTCTAGAAGTTTTGGCATCAGTAGGTGGGGAGGATGGTGCAGACCATCCTGCTAGCCTTTTCCTGAATGCTGCATTGCATTCTGGGGTGTTATTCAGAACAGTCGTGGATATGGTGACAGGCCAGCTTTCTGATTCCCGATCCCGTTTCTTAGGACTAAGAGCACCCAAACTATTTTCTGTTGTTTTAAGGGGGAGGCGTGCAATTCTTTGCCTGTCAAGTAGACCTTGGCTTGGATATATTCATCAAGGCCATTTTCTATTGACCCCTCTATCATATGAAACTCTTGAATATGCCTCATCATTTTCATCAGATCAGTGTGCAGAGGGTGTAGTTGCTGTGGCTGGAAATTTCTTGAGGGTTTTTACCATTGAGAGATTGGGAGAAACATTTAATGAAACGGTCATTCCACTTAGGTACACCCCAAGAAAGTTTGTGCTTCAACCTAGGAGAAAATTATTGGTTGTTATTGAGAGTGATCAGGGAGCATTCACTGCAGAAGAGCGAGAAGCTGCTAGAAAGGAATGCTTTGAGGCTGCAGGGGCTGGGGAAAATGGAAATGGCACAATGGAGCAAATGGAGAATGGTGGAGATGATGAGGATAAGGATGATCCTCTATCTGATGAGCATTATGGTTATCCAAAGGCAGAGTCTGAAAAATGGGTTTCATGCATCCGAGTTCTTGATCCTAGGTCAGCCACTACAACTTGTCTGCTGGAGCTTCAGGACAATGAAGCGGCATTTAGTGTGTGTACTGTCAATTTCCATGACAAGGAGTATGGAACCCTTTTAGCCGTTGGTACTGCAAAGGGGCTGCAGTTTTTCCCTAAACGGAGTTTAGTTGCTGGATATATTCATATTTATCGTTTTCTGGAAGATGGAAAATCCCTTGAACTTTTGCACAAGACACAAGTGGAAGGTGTTCCTCTTGCTTTAGCTCAGTTCCAGGGAAGATTACTTGCAGGAATAGGAAATGTGCTTAGATTATATGATTTGGGGAAAAGAAGACTGCTTAGGAAATGTGAAAATAAGTTGTTCCCGAATACAATTGTGTCTATTCAGACATATCGTGATCGAATTTATGTTGGTGACATTCAAGAG TCATTCCATTATTGCAAGTATAGGCGGGATGAAAATCAACTATATATATTTGCTGATGACTCTGTTCCTAGATGGCTTACAGCATCATATCATGTGGACTTTGACACCATGGCTGGTGCTGATAAGTTTGGAAATATCTATTTTGTGCGGCTACCACAAGATGTCTCAGATGAGATCGAAGAAGATCCAACAGGTGGAAAGATAAAATGGGAGCAGGGAAAGCTTAATGGAGCTCCTAACAAGGTAGAGGAGATCATCCAATTTCACATCGGTGACGTGGTCACATCGTTGCAAAAGGCATCTTTGATTCCAGGGGGTGGAGAATGCATTTTGTACGGGACGGTGATGGGAAGCTTGGGAGCTTTGCATGCTTTCACCTCCCGTGACGATGTTGATTTCTTTTCTCACTTGGAGATGCATATGAGGCAGGAACATCCACCTTTATGTGGAAGAGATCATATGGGTTATAGATCAGCTTATTTTCCTGTGAAG GATGTGATCGATGGGGATCTGTGTGAGCAGTTCCCATCCCTACCCTTAGATATGCAGAGAAAGATTGCAGACGAATTGGACCGTACTCCCGGAGAAATACTGAAGAAACTTGAAGAAGTACGAAATAAGATTATTTAA